GCCTGGCTGGCAACCTTGGCATCGAACGCGCCGCGGCGCAGATGTACATCGAAAAATATTTCATGCGCTTTGCCGGCGTCAAGCAATTCATGGATGAGACGCGGGTGCAGGCCAAGGCGCAAGGCTATGTCGAAACCGTGTTCGGACGCCGCTTGTGGCTGCCGGAAATCAATTCCCCGAACGGCCAGCGCCGCCAGGGCGCCGAGCGTGCGGCAATCAACGCGCCAATGCAAGGCACTGCTGCTGACCTCATCAAATTGTCGATGATCGCGGTGCAAAACTGGATTGAAACAGACCGGTTAAAATCCAAGATGATCATGCAGGTGCACGATGAGCTTGTGCTGGAGGTGCCGCAGGACGAGTTGGAGCTGGTGCGCGTAAAGCTGCCGCAACTGATGGCCGGCGTGGCTGAGCTGCGGGTGCCGCTGATTGCGGAAGTGGGAGTCGGGAAGAATTGGGATGAAGCGCATTGATGGTGATGTGCAAATCGATCGTTGATAGTCAATTTTGAAGGAGAGCTTAGATGCCGAATTTAGAAGAGGATTTCGATAGTCTGGTAGCGAAAACCAGCTTGTCAGGCGAGGTGGATCGCCGCACCTTCCTGAAGACGACACTGGGCACCGGGTTTGCCGCTGCGGTGATGCCGGTTACCGCGCAGACCGTAATCAAGACCGATGCGGTCGGTCTCACCGCCGGGGCGCTCGAAATCCAGCAGAATGGCCTCAGTGTGCCGATCTATCGTGCGCAGCCAGAGGGAAAAACCAATCTGCCCGTGGTGCTGGTGATTTCCGAAATTTTCGGTGTGCACGAACACATTGCCGATATTGCGCGACGTTTTGCCAAACTGGGTTACCTGGCGATTGCTCCGGATTTGTTCATTCGCCAGGGCAATCCGGCGGCTTTTGCATCGATTCCCGAGTTGTATAAAAACGTGATTTCGAAAGTGCCGGACGATCAGGTGATGGGGGATATCGATGCCTGCGTCGCCTGGGCCAAGGAAAATGGCGGCAACGTCGACAAGCTGGCGATCACCGGCTTCTGCTGGGGCGGCCGTATTACGTGGCTGTATGCCAGCCATAATCCGAAGGTGAAGGTGGCCGCAGCATGGTATGGCGGCCTGGTCGGCGAGCGCAACGAGCTGACGCCCAAACAACCGGTCGACATCGCACCGACCCTGAAAGTGCCGGTGCTTGGCCTGTATGGTGGCAAGGATCAGGGGATTACCCAGGAACATGTGGCGCAAATGAAAGAGGCGCTGGCCAAGGGCAGCAGTAAGTCAGAATTTGTCGTGTATCCGAATTCCGGCCACGCATTTAATGCCGATTACCGGCCCAGCTACGTTGAAGCGGACGCCAAGGACGGGTGGAAGCGGGTTTTGGCCTGGTTCAGGGCGCATGGCGTGAGCTGATGTGACGCGATGGGCGGGGGCTTCGTAGCGCATGGTGCCGCGAGGCTTTTCAGCCCCTGAAGGCGGCGCGTGAGTTCGCTGCTGCCAAAAGTAAAATTTGCCCAATTGCAGCAGGTGTGCTTTAATTTGCAACATTGTTGCATCTAACATCTGTTTGCTGGGGCCAAAAATTAATTCCACACTTGTTTCAATTCTCCTGGCGACTACAATCGCCGGCCTCTTCAGTATTACCGCCGCTGCTATTTTCTCGTTCGCTTTGCTGTCCAAGATGGTTGAGCGCATGGTCAGTTTGTCGGTCGGCATCATGCTGGCGACGTCACTATTACACGCGCTGCCGGAGGCGTTCGAATCGAATGCGGACAGCCATACGCTGTTCGCAGTGCTGCTGGGCGGTTTGCTGGCTTTCTTCGTGCTGGAAAAATTTGCCATCCTGCGCCACTCCCATCATCACGAAGAAGATGGGCATGGGCATCATCACGGACATGACAAGAAAGAAGCGGGCAAGGCCGGCTGGATGATCCTGGTCGGCGATGGCCTGCATAATTTCACCGACGGGATCCTGATCGCCGCAGCCTTCCTGGCCGATCCTCATCTGGGTTTGATTACCGGCCTGGCGATCATCGTGCATGAAATCCCGCAGGAAATCGGCGACTTCATCGTGCTGCTGAATGCCGGCTTTTCGCGTACGCGTGCCTATGTGTATAACCTGATCTGCAGCCTGATGGCGGTGGCCGGCGGCTTGCTGGGTTACTTTACGCTGGAGCGCGGCATGGAATGGATTCCCTACGTGCTGGTGTTTGCTTCATCGGGATTCATCTATATCGCAGTCAGCGACCTGATGCCGCAGATGCAGCGCCGCGCCACGTTGCGCGAAACCATTCCGCAGATACTGCTGATTGGAGCCGGGGTGGCGATTGTGCTGTTCCTGACCCGCCACGCACATCATCATTAAATCCCGGCGTTAGCCACGGCATAACGCATAGTGCAAGCAGGAAGTTCTGCTCGCGCTATACGCCACAACGCCGTTCAGGCACCTTTGGCCATCGGCCGCGTTGGGTCCGAACACCATTCGCTCCATGAGCCCGGATAGAGCGCTGCACCGTGCAGGCCGGCGATTTCCAGCGCCAGCAGGTTGTGGCAAGCTGTCACGCCTGAACCGCATTGCATGACTGCCGCTTGCGGCTCGCTGATCAGGGCGCCGAATTCCTCATGCAATTGATGCCCCGACTTGAAACGGCCGTCAGCTTGCAGGTTGTCCTTGAAGAAGCGGTTCTTGGCGCCGGGAATATGGCCGCCGACCGGATCGATGGTTTCATTTTCGCCGCGAAAGCGATCCGGTGCGCGGGCGTCGATCACGGTCCGTCTTGGGCTGGTCAGGTTGATCAGCACGTCATGGGCATCGACGCTGCTGGTCAGCGGCGCCTTGGCGCTGATGTTGCCGGGTGTTGGTGTCGGCTCGGCCGTGGTCAGAGTTTGTCCCTCAGCCTGCCAGGCGGCGAGGCCGCCGTCCAGTACGGCTACCGAATCGTGGCCGATCCAGCGCAACAGCCACCAAAGGCGCGCGGCATACATGCCGCCGTGGCGTCGTAGGCCACGACTTGCGTGTCGTCGCTGATGCCCCAACTGCGTAGCGTTGCCACCAGCGCGTCCTTTTCGGGCAGCGGATGGCGGCCTTTGAAGCTGCCGTCGGCTGCTTGTTTGGCGCCGGACAGGTCGCGGTCCAGGTTGGCAAAACGGGCTCCGGCAATGTGGCCGGCGGCATACGCCGCCCGGCCCGCGCCCGGATCCATCAAATCATGGCGGCAATCGACGATGACCCAATTCGGGTTGTGCGCGTTCGGCAACAGATTGGCTGCCGAAATCAGCGTCTTGAAGGGATGTGCTTGGGTCATGGCTTTCCTCTTGTTTGTAGGTTGATCAGATGCTGCGATAGCGTGGAAAACCGCACTAGACGAGTGGTTTCTCCGCCCGCAGCGGCGTCTGTGGACGCGCCTGCCTTTGATTATAAAACGTTGCCAGCAAACCGCCGACAAGGATTACCGCCGTGCCCGTCCAGCCGCGCCAGCCGAGCTGATCTTGCCAAATGAGAATCCCCCAGACGCTGGAAAAGACGATGCCGGTGTATTGCAGGTTGGCTGTCAGTAGCGGATTGCCGAGCCGATACGCGCGCGTCATGGCCATCTGCGCCAGGGTGGCCGACAGGCTCAGGGTGACCAGCAACGCTACGCCTTGCACGTTGTGTGCATGCCAGAACGGTATGCCGCCGCCGGGCAGCAGTAAGCAGCAGACCAGGCCGGCAATCGCGCTGGTTGTCGAAAAATAAAAGACGACCCGATATTCCGGCTCGCCCAGCTTTCCCAGGTGACGCACCTGCAGGTAGGCAACTGCCGAGATCAGGCCGGACGCCAGTGCAATCAAACCGCCCAGGGTTTGGTTCTGATCGAATGAAGGTTGCAGCAGCAACATCACGCCGATGAAACTGATCAGGATGGTGGCGGCCATGCCCCAATCGAAGCGGGTATTGCCGCGCCACCAGGCGGCGCCGAACAATATTGCCGCCAGCCAGATCGAGGAAGTGTAGTTGAGGGTAGTGGCGGTAGCGACCGGCAGCAGGCTGAACGAATAGAACCAAAGCGACAGTGCAATCACGCCGATCACTCCGCGCCACACGTGCTGGCGCGGCATCGGCGTCTTCAGTGTGCCGCCCTTGACAAGGATCAGGGCGATGATGAACAGCATGCCGATCAGGCCGCGGCTGAGGACAATTTCCCAGATGGAATAATGATCGGAGGCGAGTTTGACGCAGACACCCATGATAGAAAACATGAGGCTGGCGAGGAGCATCCAGAGGGATTGCATGAAATGAGGGGCGAGGGCCTGTTAGCAGCGAATCCGTTATTCTGACCGATTCCACGGGCGTTGCCTGTTTTGTGTCGCAAATAATGAAAAAGGCCGGGGTTGATTCGCTTGATCAAGCGAATCAACCCCGGCCCAAGTACGGCGATTGCATGCAGTGTTACAGTAGGCCGGCCTGATTGCGATACCACTCGTGGAAGTGCTGCATGCCGTCTTCCATTGGCGATTGGTAAGGACCTACTTCGCTGACGCCGCGCTCCATCAGGATGCGTCGTCCGGCATCCATGCGCAGTGCAATTTCGTCATCTTCGACGCAGGTTTCCATGTAGGCGGCGCGTTCCGCTTCCACCATTTCGCGCTCAAATAATGCAATCTCTTCCGGATAATAGAATTCGACCACGTTGGTGGTCTTCTGCGGGCCGCGCGGCCACAGCGTCGATACCACCAAGACGTGCGGATACCACTCGACCATGATGTTCGGGTACAGCGTCAGCCAGATCGCGCCGAATTTCGGTGCCTGGCCATTGTTGAATTTGAGAACCTGTTCCTGCCACTTGCGGTAGGTTGGCGAACCGGATTTTGCCAATCCGTGGTTGACGCCAACTGTCTGCACGCTATAGTCCTTGCCAAATTGCCATTGCAGGTCGTCGCAGCTGACGAAGCTGCCCAAGCCTGGGTGGAACGGCTCGACGTGATAGTCCTCCAGGTAGACCTCAATGAAGGTCTTCCAGTTGTAGTCGCACTCATGCACTTCGACGTGGTCGAACAGATAGCCGCTGAAATCCAGGTCCTTGGCAACGCCGAGCTGCGCCAGTTTTTCGCCGACATGGAAAGCGTTCTGCTCGAACAGCAGGCCATTCCAGCTTTGCAGCGGTGTCTTGGCCAGGTTCATGCACGGCGTCTCACCGAAATGCGGTGCGCCGATCAATTCGCCTTTCAAGTCATACGTCCAGCGGTGCAGCGGGCAGACGATGTTGCGGGCATTGCCGCGGCCATCGAACATCTTGGCCTGGCGATGGCGGCAGACGTTGGAAATCAACTCAATCCCCTGGGGATTGCGTACCAGCATGCGCCCTTCCGCTTCGGATGCGAGCGTGGCGTAATCGCCGACGTTGGGCACCATCAGTTCATGGCCGACATAGCGTGGACCATCCTGGAAGAGTTGCTGGATTTCGCGCTTTAAAAGCGCTTCGTCAAAATAGACGTTGACTGGAAGTTGCGCATCGGAGCGCGCGAGCTTGGTAATAGAAGCCAGATCGGACATCCCTCCACCCCCAAATGTGTTGTATCAACCTAAGAGAGAAAGAATCCGCAAAAACCTGTGTTCAAATAATATGAAACGGAAATTTTGGACAGAACCGGGGATTATCCCATAAAAATTCGGAAAAGGGCGCTGTTTTGGGCTGCTGATAGCCTATTTATCCAGATTTACTGCTCGAAATTCAACGAGTTACACATGTTTGCTCTAAAATAGCGGACTAAACTATTTACATCCACTATGCCAAAAAATCCGATTTCCACCAGCACTCCGGCTTCGTTCGAGCAGGCAATGGCCGAACTGGAGCAACTGGTTGCCCAGATGGAAGCTGGCGAGTTGCCGCTGGAAGCCTCTGTCGCTGCCTATAAACGAGGATCGGAGCTGGTCAAGTTTTGCTCTTTGCAACTCGACAAGGTCGACAGCCAGGTCAAGGTACTGGAAGGCGACATGCTCAAGCCGTTCGCCGGCGAAGCTCTTAAAGACCACAGCAGCGGAGCCGACGAATGACGGCGGCTGTTCAGCTAACCAAGCAGGGGCAAGACCAAGTGCAGCCTTTCGCTGAATGGATGCGGCAGGTGCAGGCCGACATGGAGTCTGCCCTGGGTCGTTTCCTGCCAACGGAAACAACGACACCAGCGAAGCTCCACCAGGCCATGCGCTATGCGGCACTGGATGGCGGCAAACGAGTGCGGCCATTGCTGGCATTTGCCGCGGGGGAACTATTTTCGGCGCCAGCTGCTGTCGTGCAACGCGCTGCCGCGGCGGTTGAAATGATTCACGCCTATTCGCTGGTCCACGACGATATGCCCTGCATGGATGACGACGCCTTGCGCCGCGGCAAGCCGACAGTGCACGTGCAATACGACGAAGCGACTGCCTTGCTGGTCGGCGATGCCCTGCAGGCTCAGGCATTCGTGGTGCTGGCTGCTGCTGATGAGGGCATCGACGCGGCGCGCCAGATCGTCATGCTGCGCTTGCTGGCGCTGGCGTCCGGTTCGCTCGGCATGTGCGGCGGGCAAGCCATCGACCTGGCCAGCGTCGGCCTGAATCTGTCGCTGGCAGAGCTGGAACAGATGCACAAATTGAAAACCGGCGCCTTGCTGCGCGCGTCGGTCTTGCTTGGCGCCTGGAGCGGCAAGGTGTTGTCGCAAGAAGAAGTCGCCGCGTTGGAAGCCTATGGCGCGGCCATCGGCCTGGCGTTCCAGGTAGTCGACGATATCCTTGATGCGACCGCGGATTCTGCTACGCTGGGTAAAACCGCGGGCAAGGACGCCGCCGACAACAAGCCGACTTACGTTTCGATCCTGGGTTTGCCGGAATCGCAGGCGCTGGCGGAAAAATTGCGCAACGACGCCCACGAGGCGCTTGCGATCTTTGGTGACAAGGCACGACGCTTGCGCGAGCTGGCGGATCTGATCGTGCAGCGGAAAGCTTAGTAGGGCATATGGAAATTCTCAATACAATAGACAGCCCGGCAGATTTGCGAAAACTGACACGGGCGCAACTCATACCGTTAGCCGACGAGCTGCGCGAATTCGTCATCGAATCCGTATCGCAGACCGGCGGCCATCTGTCGTCCAACCTGGGCACGGTGGAACTGACGATTGCGCTGCATTACGTGTTCAACACGCCGGAAGACCGGATCGTCTGGGACGTCGGCCATCAAACCTATCCGCACAAGATACTGACCGGTCGCCGCGATCGCATGAATACACTGCGTCAGCTCGACGGCATTTCCGGTTTTCCGCGCCGTAGCGAAAGTGAATACGACACCTTCGGCACCGCCCACTCGTCGACGTCGATCTCGGCCGTGCTGGGCATGGCCCTGGCCGCCAAGACCAAGGGCGAGACCGACCGCCACGCGATTGCCGTGATCGGCGATGGCGCGATGACCGCAGGCATGGTGTTCGAAGCCATGAACAACGCCGGCGTCTATGACGACATCAACATGCTGGTGATCCTGAACGACAACGATATGTCGATCTCGCCGCCGGTGGGCGCTTTGAACCGCTACCTGGCGCGCCTGATGTCGGGGCAGTTCTACGCGCAGGCCAAGAATGTCGGCAAGTCGATCCTGCCGGCGCCGATGCGACAGCTGGCCAAGCGTTTTGAAGAACACGCCAAAGGCATGGTAGTGCCTGCCACCATGTTTGAAGAATTCGGTTTCAATTACATCGGTCCGATAGACGGTCATGATCTGGAATCGCTGATCCCGACGCTGCAAAACCTGAAGAACCTGAAAGGCCCACAATTTCTGCACGTGGTGACCAAGAAGGGCCAGGGTTACAAGCTGGCGGAAGCCGATCCAGTGCTGTATCACGGCCCGGGCAAGTTCAATCCGGCGGAAGGCATCAAACCGGCCGCCGTCAGCAAGATGACTTACACCCAGGTGTTTGGTGACTGGCTGTGCGACACGGCGGCGCAGGACGATAAATTGATCGGCATCACGCCGGCGATGTCCGGCGGCTCCGGCCTGGATACGTTCGCCAAGCGTTTTCCGCAACGCTTCTACGACGTCGGCATCGCCGAGCAGCATGCAGTCACCTTCGCCGCCGGCCTGGCTTGCGAAGGCCTGAAACCGGTGGTGGCAATTTACTCGACCTTTCTGCAGCGTGCCTACGATCAGTTGATCCATGACGTAGCGCTGCAAAACCTGGACGTGACGTTTGCGCTTGATCGTTCCGGCCTGGTTGGTGCGGATGGCGCAACCCATGCCGGCAATTACGACATGGCCTACCTGCGTTGCATTCCGAACATGGTGGTGATGGCCGCCTCCGACGAGAACGAATGCCGGCAGATGCTGACTACCGCTTATCAGTATAACGGCCCGGCCGCAGTGCGTTATCCGCGCGGCAGCGGCACCGGCGCGGCTGTTGATCCGGCGCTGACGGTTCTGCCGCTGGGTAAGGGGGAGATCAAGCGCAAAGGTCACAATGTTGCGATCCTGGCCTTCGGCTCGCTGCTGGCGCCTAGCATTGCCGCCGGCGAATTGCTGGACGCCACGGTGGTCAACATGCGTTTCATCAAGCCGCTGGACGTCGAGCTGGTGCTGGAACTGGCCGCCAGCCACGATGCGCTGGTTACGGTGGAAGAAGGTTGCATCATGGGCGGCGCCGGCGCCGCCGTGGCGGAAGCATTGGCTGCCGCAGGATGTGTCAAGCCGCTCTTGAATCTCGGCCTGCCGGACCGATTTATCGATCATGGCGACGCCAACCTGCTGTTGGCGCAGTGCGGCCTGAATGCCGAAGGCATCGCAGCTTCGATACGTCAGCGCTTTGGCAAAGATCAGCCGCGCCTAGTCGTTAACCAAAATTAATAGAAGCAAAATCAATACAGTAGGGTGGGCATGCAATGCCCACGCGGTAGCAGCCAATTGGCGTCCGCGTGGGCACGATGTGCCCACCCTACGTTCTTTCACTCTAAGGCTCAGCATTTCATGAATACTCGTGACAACAACCTGACGATTCCAGACGTGCAAAGCAGCGTCGATACCCGCCACATTGCGATACAGCGTGTCGGCGTCAAGGGCGTGCGCTATCCGGTGACGGTTCGTACGGCTGGCAAGGCGCAGCCGACCATCGGCAGCTGGAACATGTATGTGCATCTGCCGGAACAGCAGAAAGGCACGCACATGTCGCGTTTTATCGCACTGCTGGAGGGGTTGGACGGGCCGCTCGACGTGACTTCGTTCGGCGATCTGATGCGTAAGATGGTGACATTGCTGGACGCCGAGCGCGGCCGCATCGAACTGACCTTCCCGTATTTCGTCAACAAGACCGCTCCTGTGTCCGGCGTGCAGAGCTTGATGGATTACGAAGTCGGCCTCACCGGTGAAATCAACAATGGCGTGCTGGAAGTGACGTTGAAAGTGTTGGTGCCGGTGACTAGCCTGTGCCCATGCTCGAAGCAGATTTCCGCTTACGGCGCACACAACCAGCGGTCGCACATTACCGTCAATGCCGTGCTGGATGGTGAGATACTGGTCGACGAACTGATTGCCAGCATCGAAGCGCAGGCATCGTGCGAACTGTTTGGTTTGCTGAAGCGTCCGGATGAAAAATATGTGACCGAGCGCGCTTACGAGAATCCGAAATTTGTCGAAGACCTGGTGCGCGACGTGGCTGTAGCCTTGAACAACGAGCCGCGCGTGCTGGCGTATGTGCTGGAAGCCGAGAACTTTGAGTCGATCCATAATCACTCGGCGTATGCGCTGATCGAACACGACAAACGTAGCAAATAAGCGTTACAAACAACGGCATTTGCCGCATTGCGGGCCGGCTGATGTTGCACTTCAAGTGCTGCACAGTCGGCCCGTTTTTTATTGTTCGGGTGCGCCGTCTTTTTGCCACAGCACATCGCTACCACCGTCCGCGCGGTTCAGCACGCGCGACAGCACGAACAGCAGATCGGACAAGCGGTTCACATACTGCCGCACCGCCTCATGCACCGTTTCTTCCCGGCCCAGGCTGACAATGCTGCGCTCTGCGCGCCGACAGACAGTACGGCAGACATGCGCCAGCGCCGCTGAATGGCTGCCGCCGGGCAGGATGAATTCCTTCAGCGGCGGCAGGTCGGCATTGTATTTCTCCAGCAGTTGATCCAGTTGCATCACTTGCGCTTCGGTAATCAGGGCATAGCCTGGAATGCAAAGTTCGCCGCCGAGATCGAACAACGCATGTTGTATCGCCAGCAATTCAGCACGCATCACCGGATCCAGCTTGTTGCACAACAGAAGCCCAAGTTGTGAATTCAGCTCGTCGACATCGCCGATGGCCTGGATACGCAAGCTGTCCTTGCGGTCCTGCTGCCATCGCCGAGGCCAGTACTGCCGTTGTCGCCGGTGCGTGTCGCAATTTTTGAAAGTCGGTTACCCATGTTGTTGCCCGCTTCATGTGAATTCAGAATGCTGGTACTTTACACCAGCACCAGTCGCCGCTGCGGAGTAAAATCATGACAAAGGAGCATGTCAATGAATCATATAGCTGATTTCGCCACAACCAGGAAGCCATTGCCTGACGACCTGATTGCAACCCTCAAAACCTTGTTTGGTGAACGTTTCTCGACCACCATGGCGATGCGCGAGCACCATGGTCGCGATGCTTCTTCCTACGATCCGATGCCACCCGATGCGGTGGTGTTTGCCGAGTCGACCGAAGATGTCGCGGCGCTGGTCAAGCTGTGCAGCGAGTATCAGGTGCCGGTGATTCCGTTCGGCAGCGGCACTTCGCTGGAAGGTCATGTGCTGGCACTGCAAGGCGGCATTTCGATCGACTTGTCGCGCATGAACCGGATGCTGGCGATCCATGCTGAAGACCTGACGGCAACTGTGCAAACCGGTGTCACTCGCAAGCAGTTGAATCACGAAATCAAGGACAGCGGCCTGTTCTTTCCCATCGATCCCGGCGCCGATGCCTCGATCGGCGGCATGGCCGCCACCCGTGCCTCAGGAACCAATGCCGTGCGTTATGGCAGCATGCGCGAGAACACACTGGCGCTGACGGTGGTGACTGCCGATGGCCGCGTCATCAAGACCGGCACACGCGCCAAAAAATCTTCGGCAGGCTACGATCTGACCCGTATCTTTGTCGGCAGCGAAGGCACGCTCGGCATCATTACTGAAGTCACCGTTAAGCTGTATCCCCAACCAGAAGCGATTTCTGCTGCAGTCTGTTCGTTTGAAACGATAGCCGATGCTGTCAACGCCGTGATCCAGGCGATCCAGCTTGGCGTGCCGCTGGCCCGGGTTGAACTGTTGGATGAAAACGGCGTGCGTGCGATCAACGCGCACTCCAAACTGGCACTGCCCGAGCAACCGCTGTTGCTGTTTGAATTCCATGGCAGCGAGAATGGCGTCAAGGAGCAGGCCGAGCTGGTGCAGGAAGTGGTGGCAGAGCATCGTGCTATCGGCTTCGAATGGGCAACCCGGCCGGAAGATCGTTCGCGCTTGTGGGCAGCGCGTCACGATGCATATTTCGCTTTGCTGCAGTTGCGTCCAGGCAGCCGCGCCATTTCTACCGATTGCTGCGTGCCGATTTCGCGGCTGGCGGAATGCATTCTCGACACCAAGGCAGATTGTGAAGCGAACGGCCTCGTGTATTCGATCATTGGCCATGTCGGCGACGGAAATTTCCATACGCAGATGCTGGTCGATCCCGATAGTCCAGCCGACATTGCCCGCGCCGAAGGCGTCAATGCGCGCATGGTCAGCCGCGCCATCGCCATGGACGGCACCTGCACCGGCGAACATGGGGTCGGGTTGCACAAGATCGATTTCCTGGTGGAGGAGCACGGGAGGAAGCGATTGCCACCATGCGCGTGCTCAAGCATGCATTCGATCCGAAGAACATCATGAATCCTGGAAAAATAATCCGCTGGTAAACTGCCCGAGCCTGATCAACCCGCCAAGAAAAAATGTCGAATAAAACTCCCTTGGTCAATCGCCTGCCGCCAGTGCATGCCTTGTCGGCATTCGAAGCCGCTGCGCGCCATCACTCGTTTGCGCTGGCGGCGGACGAACTTTGCATCACACCGTCGGCGCTGTCGCACCGCATCCGCCTGCTGGAGGATTTTGTTGGCGAGCGTTTGTTTTCACGCGAGGGGCGCACGGTGGCCCTGTCGGAATTCGGCCATCGCTATCTGGATGTGGTGCGCAGTGCCTTGCGCACCCTGACTGAATTCCCACTGCCGCAACGCAACGCCCAGGTGCAGCCGCGCGTCAAGCTGACCGCGCCGCCGACATTCGCACGCAATTTACTGATTCCACGTCTGGACGATTTCGTCCATCGCTATCCTGACATCGTGGTCGAGATTTTCCTGTCGGTGCCGCTGTACGACCTGAGCCTGACCGAGAGCGATCTGGAAGTACGTTTCGGCGCTGGCAACTATCCCAACACCACTACCGAAAAATTATTCGAAGAACCGACCTTTGCTGTCACCAGTCCGCAATACCTGAAGAAAATCGGCCCCCTCGACAAGCCTGCCGACCTGCGCAAGGCGACCTTGCTGCGCTCGGCGCTGGAGCCTTGGCAGCCGTGGTTCCAGGCCGCCGGACTGGATTGGCCGGAACCGTCCTCCGGCCTGCGCGCGGACGACCTTGGTTTGTTGCTGGAACTGGTGCGACACGGTCACGGCGTCGGCCTGACTCGCAAGCATTTCGCCCAG
This DNA window, taken from Collimonas arenae, encodes the following:
- a CDS encoding dienelactone hydrolase family protein; its protein translation is MPNLEEDFDSLVAKTSLSGEVDRRTFLKTTLGTGFAAAVMPVTAQTVIKTDAVGLTAGALEIQQNGLSVPIYRAQPEGKTNLPVVLVISEIFGVHEHIADIARRFAKLGYLAIAPDLFIRQGNPAAFASIPELYKNVISKVPDDQVMGDIDACVAWAKENGGNVDKLAITGFCWGGRITWLYASHNPKVKVAAAWYGGLVGERNELTPKQPVDIAPTLKVPVLGLYGGKDQGITQEHVAQMKEALAKGSSKSEFVVYPNSGHAFNADYRPSYVEADAKDGWKRVLAWFRAHGVS
- a CDS encoding ZIP family metal transporter, with the protein product MGPKINSTLVSILLATTIAGLFSITAAAIFSFALLSKMVERMVSLSVGIMLATSLLHALPEAFESNADSHTLFAVLLGGLLAFFVLEKFAILRHSHHHEEDGHGHHHGHDKKEAGKAGWMILVGDGLHNFTDGILIAAAFLADPHLGLITGLAIIVHEIPQEIGDFIVLLNAGFSRTRAYVYNLICSLMAVAGGLLGYFTLERGMEWIPYVLVFASSGFIYIAVSDLMPQMQRRATLRETIPQILLIGAGVAIVLFLTRHAHHH
- a CDS encoding DMT family transporter, with translation MQSLWMLLASLMFSIMGVCVKLASDHYSIWEIVLSRGLIGMLFIIALILVKGGTLKTPMPRQHVWRGVIGVIALSLWFYSFSLLPVATATTLNYTSSIWLAAILFGAAWWRGNTRFDWGMAATILISFIGVMLLLQPSFDQNQTLGGLIALASGLISAVAYLQVRHLGKLGEPEYRVVFYFSTTSAIAGLVCCLLLPGGGIPFWHAHNVQGVALLVTLSLSATLAQMAMTRAYRLGNPLLTANLQYTGIVFSSVWGILIWQDQLGWRGWTGTAVILVGGLLATFYNQRQARPQTPLRAEKPLV
- a CDS encoding aromatic ring-hydroxylating oxygenase subunit alpha gives rise to the protein MSDLASITKLARSDAQLPVNVYFDEALLKREIQQLFQDGPRYVGHELMVPNVGDYATLASEAEGRMLVRNPQGIELISNVCRHRQAKMFDGRGNARNIVCPLHRWTYDLKGELIGAPHFGETPCMNLAKTPLQSWNGLLFEQNAFHVGEKLAQLGVAKDLDFSGYLFDHVEVHECDYNWKTFIEVYLEDYHVEPFHPGLGSFVSCDDLQWQFGKDYSVQTVGVNHGLAKSGSPTYRKWQEQVLKFNNGQAPKFGAIWLTLYPNIMVEWYPHVLVVSTLWPRGPQKTTNVVEFYYPEEIALFEREMVEAERAAYMETCVEDDEIALRMDAGRRILMERGVSEVGPYQSPMEDGMQHFHEWYRNQAGLL
- a CDS encoding exodeoxyribonuclease VII small subunit, whose protein sequence is MPKNPISTSTPASFEQAMAELEQLVAQMEAGELPLEASVAAYKRGSELVKFCSLQLDKVDSQVKVLEGDMLKPFAGEALKDHSSGADE
- a CDS encoding polyprenyl synthetase family protein, with the translated sequence MTAAVQLTKQGQDQVQPFAEWMRQVQADMESALGRFLPTETTTPAKLHQAMRYAALDGGKRVRPLLAFAAGELFSAPAAVVQRAAAAVEMIHAYSLVHDDMPCMDDDALRRGKPTVHVQYDEATALLVGDALQAQAFVVLAAADEGIDAARQIVMLRLLALASGSLGMCGGQAIDLASVGLNLSLAELEQMHKLKTGALLRASVLLGAWSGKVLSQEEVAALEAYGAAIGLAFQVVDDILDATADSATLGKTAGKDAADNKPTYVSILGLPESQALAEKLRNDAHEALAIFGDKARRLRELADLIVQRKA
- the dxs gene encoding 1-deoxy-D-xylulose-5-phosphate synthase gives rise to the protein MEILNTIDSPADLRKLTRAQLIPLADELREFVIESVSQTGGHLSSNLGTVELTIALHYVFNTPEDRIVWDVGHQTYPHKILTGRRDRMNTLRQLDGISGFPRRSESEYDTFGTAHSSTSISAVLGMALAAKTKGETDRHAIAVIGDGAMTAGMVFEAMNNAGVYDDINMLVILNDNDMSISPPVGALNRYLARLMSGQFYAQAKNVGKSILPAPMRQLAKRFEEHAKGMVVPATMFEEFGFNYIGPIDGHDLESLIPTLQNLKNLKGPQFLHVVTKKGQGYKLAEADPVLYHGPGKFNPAEGIKPAAVSKMTYTQVFGDWLCDTAAQDDKLIGITPAMSGGSGLDTFAKRFPQRFYDVGIAEQHAVTFAAGLACEGLKPVVAIYSTFLQRAYDQLIHDVALQNLDVTFALDRSGLVGADGATHAGNYDMAYLRCIPNMVVMAASDENECRQMLTTAYQYNGPAAVRYPRGSGTGAAVDPALTVLPLGKGEIKRKGHNVAILAFGSLLAPSIAAGELLDATVVNMRFIKPLDVELVLELAASHDALVTVEEGCIMGGAGAAVAEALAAAGCVKPLLNLGLPDRFIDHGDANLLLAQCGLNAEGIAASIRQRFGKDQPRLVVNQN
- the folE2 gene encoding GTP cyclohydrolase FolE2, coding for MNTRDNNLTIPDVQSSVDTRHIAIQRVGVKGVRYPVTVRTAGKAQPTIGSWNMYVHLPEQQKGTHMSRFIALLEGLDGPLDVTSFGDLMRKMVTLLDAERGRIELTFPYFVNKTAPVSGVQSLMDYEVGLTGEINNGVLEVTLKVLVPVTSLCPCSKQISAYGAHNQRSHITVNAVLDGEILVDELIASIEAQASCELFGLLKRPDEKYVTERAYENPKFVEDLVRDVAVALNNEPRVLAYVLEAENFESIHNHSAYALIEHDKRSK